Proteins encoded together in one Kutzneria kofuensis window:
- a CDS encoding ArsR/SmtB family transcription factor, giving the protein MATYRTDGLGALGDPTRRAVFELVATGPKAVGELARELPISRPAVSQHLKVLKEAGLVIDDAVGTRRLYRVDPSGVAALRAYLDLVWDRALAAYAAAVENTPEEPS; this is encoded by the coding sequence GTGGCGACTTACCGAACCGACGGGCTCGGCGCGCTCGGGGACCCCACCCGGCGGGCAGTGTTCGAGCTGGTCGCCACCGGGCCCAAGGCGGTCGGCGAACTCGCCCGCGAGCTGCCGATCAGCCGTCCGGCCGTGTCCCAACACCTCAAGGTGCTCAAGGAGGCCGGGCTGGTGATCGACGACGCCGTCGGCACCAGGCGCCTCTACCGGGTCGACCCCAGCGGGGTCGCCGCGCTGCGCGCCTACCTGGACCTGGTGTGGGACCGCGCACTGGCCGCCTACGCGGCCGCCGTCGAGAACACACCCGAGGAGCCGTCATGA
- a CDS encoding AAA family ATPase gives MQRFITGPAVARLEWVLDGLDGARGWGDDAAEVLAPEFAAVVPPERYVQVTRRRAADYSPVVVVGLDVVTDTTARARIRRHDGTVDVVSCTVESTAPHRIASTWVTGLVPTDLTPRLPVDFADHDLPYTATDARLIVFSGLPGSGKSTLADAAGLELGVPVFAADWVLGALTPFGGRHFESPLAIAEELLTTLALRQLVAGQSVILDHPAERLATRERWRSLAQRTGADFRAVVCRCSDAELHRTRLEKRRRGIPGWHDASDWSNVRQRQATFPGWNGEALAVDTVQPKEMVFAAVMRHITE, from the coding sequence GTGCAGCGGTTCATCACCGGTCCGGCCGTGGCCCGGCTGGAATGGGTGCTCGACGGCCTGGACGGGGCCCGCGGCTGGGGCGACGACGCCGCCGAGGTGCTCGCGCCGGAGTTCGCCGCCGTCGTCCCGCCCGAGCGGTACGTCCAGGTCACGCGGCGCCGGGCCGCCGACTACTCGCCGGTTGTCGTGGTCGGGCTCGACGTCGTGACCGACACGACCGCGCGGGCCCGGATCCGCCGGCACGACGGCACGGTCGACGTCGTCTCGTGCACGGTGGAAAGCACTGCGCCGCACCGGATCGCCAGCACGTGGGTCACCGGACTCGTGCCCACCGACCTGACGCCGCGATTGCCGGTCGACTTCGCCGACCACGATCTCCCCTACACCGCAACGGATGCGCGGCTGATCGTGTTCTCCGGCCTGCCCGGCAGCGGCAAGAGCACCCTGGCCGACGCCGCCGGCCTCGAACTCGGCGTCCCGGTGTTCGCCGCCGACTGGGTGCTCGGGGCGTTGACACCGTTCGGTGGCCGGCACTTCGAGTCGCCGCTGGCGATCGCCGAGGAGTTGCTGACCACGTTGGCGCTGCGGCAACTTGTCGCCGGCCAGTCGGTGATCCTCGATCATCCCGCCGAGCGGCTCGCCACCCGGGAACGCTGGCGCAGCCTCGCGCAGCGGACCGGCGCGGACTTCCGGGCGGTGGTGTGCCGGTGCTCCGACGCGGAGCTGCACCGCACGAGGTTGGAGAAGCGCCGCCGCGGCATCCCCGGCTGGCACGACGCCAGCGACTGGTCGAACGTGCGGCAGCGACAGGCGACGTTCCCGGGCTGGAACGGCGAGGCGCTGGCCGTGGACACCGTGCAGCCGAAGGAGATGGTCTTCGCCGCCGTCATGCGCCACATCACGGAGTAA
- a CDS encoding class I SAM-dependent methyltransferase has translation MVETYASGPFSAEQPTEAQRLRMLERFRDPDTFAILESLPVKESWRCLEIGAGTGSVTRWLADRCSHVVAADLDVRHLEPAATVSVLETDITAHSFPTASFDLIHARAVMCHLPARDEVVARALDWLAPGGWFVVEDIYTLPVGSSPYPAMNAYAKAAFESATARGADMQWGTRLPGIMAQLGYVDVHVETKPRMIGLGGLADDLWRMNLRQAGPHLIAKGLFTPEALDECLALIDDPAFVDVRYIGISVWARKAG, from the coding sequence GTGGTGGAGACCTACGCGAGCGGCCCCTTTTCCGCCGAGCAGCCGACCGAGGCCCAGCGGCTGCGGATGCTGGAGCGGTTCCGCGACCCCGACACGTTCGCGATCCTGGAGTCGTTGCCGGTCAAGGAGTCCTGGCGGTGCCTGGAGATCGGCGCCGGCACGGGGTCGGTCACCCGCTGGCTCGCCGACCGCTGCTCCCACGTCGTCGCCGCCGACCTGGACGTGCGCCATCTGGAGCCCGCTGCCACCGTGTCGGTCCTCGAAACCGACATCACCGCGCATTCCTTCCCCACGGCGTCGTTCGACCTCATCCACGCCCGTGCCGTGATGTGCCACCTGCCCGCTCGGGACGAAGTGGTCGCCCGTGCCCTGGACTGGCTCGCTCCCGGCGGTTGGTTCGTCGTCGAGGACATCTACACCCTGCCCGTCGGCTCAAGCCCGTATCCCGCCATGAACGCCTACGCCAAGGCCGCCTTCGAGTCCGCCACCGCTCGCGGGGCCGACATGCAGTGGGGCACCCGGCTGCCCGGCATCATGGCCCAGCTCGGCTATGTCGACGTGCACGTGGAGACCAAGCCCCGGATGATCGGCCTCGGCGGCCTGGCCGACGACCTGTGGCGGATGAACCTGCGTCAGGCCGGCCCCCACCTCATCGCCAAGGGCCTGTTCACCCCGGAGGCCCTGGACGAGTGCCTGGCCCTCATCGACGACCCCGCGTTCGTGGACGTCCGCTACATCGGCATCTCCGTCTGGGCCCGCAAGGCCGGCTGA
- a CDS encoding PucR family transcriptional regulator, with protein sequence MFPSVSDVLTMPLIRRGRPRLAAGSAGLDRKVRWVHVAEVADIGPLLRGGELVLTTGIALCDDPAELTAYIDGLADAGASGVVIELVRRWTDALPSALVAAAERRSLPVITLAQETRFVAVTEAVVAMIVDAQLAELRAAEQVHETFTALTVSGAEPSEVLREVARMTGAPVVLETLGHDVLAYDPAGGEVAELLANWAERSRAVNVAERTAYHPDAGWLVTIVGARGNDWGRLVLVSPDEPPHRLVVVAERAASALAVNRLVARDRESLERHTHRTLLTELLATGAPPVDLATRAGALGVPLEGRQLVGMAIRPETTPSATQEALRDLAEATASAARRTKIPALVGGVDDISVRALLSLPAQSNVDSSLRRLASQIRSSPTAIPVVVGVGTTVRSITDGRRSMIEAAHVANAALRSPGTRSYHRLDDVRLRGLLHLLREDERLSAFAERELGPLLARDAAQGSRLVDLLRVFCEHGGNKSAAAAAAHMSRTAYYQQLARIETVLGVSLEDPESMLSLYVALLAMDLPC encoded by the coding sequence GTGTTCCCGTCCGTGTCGGACGTGCTGACCATGCCGCTGATCCGGCGCGGCCGGCCGCGGCTGGCGGCCGGGTCGGCGGGGCTGGACCGCAAGGTGCGGTGGGTGCACGTGGCCGAGGTCGCCGACATCGGGCCGCTGCTGCGCGGCGGCGAGCTGGTGCTGACCACGGGGATCGCGCTCTGCGACGATCCGGCCGAGCTCACCGCGTACATTGACGGCCTCGCCGACGCCGGCGCCAGCGGCGTGGTGATCGAGCTGGTCCGGCGGTGGACCGACGCGCTGCCGTCCGCGCTGGTCGCGGCGGCCGAACGGCGGTCACTGCCGGTCATCACGCTGGCCCAGGAGACCCGGTTCGTCGCCGTCACCGAGGCGGTGGTGGCGATGATCGTGGATGCCCAGCTGGCCGAGCTTCGGGCGGCCGAGCAGGTGCACGAGACGTTCACGGCGCTGACCGTGTCCGGGGCGGAGCCGTCGGAGGTGCTGCGCGAGGTGGCCCGGATGACCGGCGCACCCGTGGTGTTGGAGACGCTCGGTCACGACGTGCTGGCGTACGACCCGGCCGGCGGCGAGGTCGCCGAGCTGCTGGCGAACTGGGCGGAGCGGTCGCGGGCCGTCAACGTCGCCGAGCGCACGGCGTATCACCCGGACGCCGGCTGGCTGGTGACCATCGTCGGGGCGCGCGGCAACGACTGGGGGCGGTTGGTGCTGGTCAGCCCGGACGAGCCGCCGCACCGGCTGGTCGTGGTGGCCGAGCGGGCGGCGTCGGCGCTGGCCGTGAACCGGCTCGTCGCCCGTGACCGGGAGAGCCTGGAACGGCACACCCATCGCACCCTGCTCACCGAGCTGCTGGCCACCGGCGCGCCGCCGGTGGATCTCGCCACCCGGGCCGGGGCGCTCGGTGTTCCCTTGGAGGGGCGGCAACTCGTCGGCATGGCGATCCGTCCCGAGACCACGCCCTCGGCGACGCAGGAGGCGCTGCGCGACCTGGCCGAGGCCACCGCGTCAGCCGCCCGCCGCACCAAGATCCCGGCCCTGGTCGGCGGGGTCGACGACATCTCCGTGCGGGCCCTGTTGTCGTTGCCCGCACAGTCCAATGTGGACTCCTCGTTGCGGCGGCTGGCTTCTCAGATCAGGAGTTCCCCGACGGCGATCCCCGTTGTGGTCGGTGTCGGCACGACCGTCCGTTCCATCACCGACGGCCGGCGCAGCATGATCGAGGCCGCGCACGTCGCCAACGCCGCCTTGCGGTCCCCCGGCACGCGCAGCTACCACCGCCTCGACGATGTCCGGCTGCGCGGCCTGCTGCACCTGCTCCGCGAGGACGAGCGCCTCTCCGCTTTCGCCGAACGGGAGCTGGGGCCTCTGCTGGCCCGGGATGCCGCCCAGGGCAGCCGCCTGGTCGACCTGCTCCGCGTGTTCTGCGAGCACGGCGGCAACAAGTCCGCCGCGGCCGCCGCCGCGCACATGTCCCGTACCGCCTACTACCAGCAGCTCGCCCGGATCGAGACGGTTCTCGGTGTCTCCCTTGAGGATCCGGAGTCCATGCTGTCGCTCTACGTTGCCCTGCTGGCAATGGATCTTCCCTGCTAG
- a CDS encoding CoA-acylating methylmalonate-semialdehyde dehydrogenase, whose translation MTTHWIDGELWTGTAERRGDVYDPATGSVASTVDFASVDVVDEAVAAASRAWQTWRETSLAARSTVLFRFRELLNANKGELAALITAEHGKVLSDAAGEVQRALENVEFACGIPQLLKGGFSENASTRVDVYSIQQSLGVVGVISPFNFPAMVPLWFVPNAIACGNTVVLKPSEKDPLASMFIADLWAKAGLPAGVLNVVHGDKVAVDRLLEHRDVKAISFVGSTPIARYVYETGTAAGKRVQALGGAKNHMVVLPDADLDLAADAAVNAGFGSAGERCMAVSVVVAVDPIGDELVAKIAERLPGLSVGDGRKPDSEMGPLVTGAHRDKVTSYVDAGVAEGARLVVDGRQHTIDGDTAGFWLGPTLFDGVEPGMSIYQDEIFGPVLSVLRRPSYEDAVEVVNANPYGNGVAIFTNDGGAARRFQHEVEVGMVGVNVPIPVPVAYYSFGGWKQSLFGDSHAYGPEGVHFYTRTKVVTSRWLDPSHGGINLGFPQNS comes from the coding sequence ATGACCACGCACTGGATCGACGGCGAGCTCTGGACCGGCACGGCCGAGCGTCGCGGCGATGTGTACGACCCGGCAACGGGTTCCGTGGCGTCCACTGTGGACTTCGCGTCGGTGGACGTGGTCGACGAGGCGGTCGCGGCGGCGTCGCGGGCGTGGCAGACCTGGCGCGAGACGTCGCTGGCGGCCCGGTCGACCGTGCTGTTCCGGTTCCGGGAACTGTTGAATGCCAACAAGGGCGAGCTGGCCGCGCTGATCACCGCCGAGCACGGCAAGGTGCTGTCCGACGCGGCCGGCGAGGTGCAGCGGGCGCTGGAGAACGTCGAGTTCGCCTGCGGCATCCCGCAGCTGCTCAAGGGCGGTTTCAGCGAGAACGCGTCCACCCGCGTGGACGTGTACTCCATCCAGCAGTCGCTCGGCGTGGTCGGCGTGATCTCGCCGTTCAACTTCCCCGCCATGGTGCCGCTGTGGTTCGTGCCGAACGCGATCGCCTGCGGCAACACGGTTGTGCTCAAGCCCAGCGAGAAGGACCCGTTGGCGTCGATGTTCATCGCCGACCTGTGGGCCAAGGCCGGGCTGCCGGCCGGCGTGCTCAACGTCGTGCACGGCGACAAGGTGGCGGTGGACCGGCTGCTGGAACACCGTGACGTCAAGGCGATCTCGTTCGTCGGCTCCACGCCGATCGCCCGCTACGTCTACGAGACCGGCACCGCCGCCGGCAAGCGGGTGCAGGCGCTCGGCGGCGCAAAGAACCACATGGTGGTGCTGCCGGACGCGGACCTGGACCTGGCCGCGGACGCCGCGGTGAACGCCGGCTTCGGCTCGGCGGGGGAGCGGTGCATGGCCGTTTCCGTTGTGGTGGCGGTGGATCCGATCGGTGACGAGCTGGTCGCCAAGATCGCCGAGCGACTTCCGGGGTTGTCGGTCGGCGACGGGCGCAAGCCGGACAGCGAGATGGGGCCGCTGGTCACCGGCGCGCACCGGGACAAGGTCACGTCCTATGTAGACGCGGGCGTGGCCGAGGGCGCCCGGCTGGTGGTGGACGGTCGACAGCATACAATCGACGGGGATACTGCCGGCTTCTGGCTCGGCCCGACGCTGTTCGACGGCGTGGAGCCGGGCATGTCCATCTACCAGGACGAAATCTTCGGTCCGGTGCTGTCGGTGCTGCGGCGGCCGTCGTACGAGGATGCGGTGGAAGTGGTCAACGCCAACCCGTACGGCAACGGCGTCGCGATCTTCACCAACGACGGCGGGGCCGCGCGGCGGTTCCAGCACGAGGTCGAGGTGGGCATGGTCGGCGTGAACGTACCGATCCCGGTGCCGGTGGCGTACTACTCGTTCGGCGGCTGGAAGCAGTCGCTGTTCGGCGATTCGCACGCCTACGGCCCGGAAGGCGTCCACTTCTACACCAGGACCAAGGTCGTGACCAGCCGCTGGCTCGACCCGTCGCACGGCGGAATCAACCTCGGTTTCCCCCAGAACTCCTGA
- a CDS encoding helix-turn-helix domain-containing protein, with the protein MAESVADKINALIDERWRDLPKPPGNAAIAREIRRETGLSISTGYLWMLRTGQRGNPTGDRLQALAKFFGRPPAYFFDHEVTSADMELAACLRQQGVRMIALRADGLSEQSQRAILELVERARRIEKLDDADD; encoded by the coding sequence ATGGCCGAGTCCGTCGCCGACAAGATCAACGCGCTGATCGACGAGCGCTGGCGCGACCTGCCCAAGCCGCCGGGCAACGCCGCGATCGCACGGGAGATCCGGCGCGAGACGGGGCTGTCCATCTCCACCGGCTACCTGTGGATGCTGCGCACCGGGCAGCGCGGCAACCCGACCGGCGACCGGCTGCAGGCGCTGGCCAAGTTCTTCGGCCGCCCGCCCGCCTACTTCTTCGACCACGAGGTCACCAGCGCCGACATGGAACTGGCCGCCTGCCTGCGGCAGCAGGGCGTGCGGATGATCGCGCTGCGCGCCGACGGGCTGTCCGAGCAGAGCCAGCGAGCCATCCTCGAGCTGGTGGAGCGCGCCCGGCGGATCGAGAAGCTCGACGACGCCGATGACTGA
- a CDS encoding VOC family protein — protein sequence MASVKQFQVTFDCAEPERVARFWCEVLGYVVPPPPEGFASWDDFDRSLPAERQGAAFACVDPTGVGPRLFFQRVPEGKVVKNRQHLDVRVGTGLVGEERLAALEAECARLVALGAVRVQLLRADGYNESCIAMQDIEGNEFCLD from the coding sequence ATGGCGTCGGTCAAACAGTTCCAGGTCACCTTCGACTGCGCAGAACCCGAGCGCGTCGCTCGCTTCTGGTGCGAGGTGTTGGGGTATGTCGTGCCGCCGCCACCGGAGGGGTTCGCCAGTTGGGACGATTTCGATCGCTCGCTGCCGGCCGAGCGCCAGGGGGCGGCGTTCGCCTGCGTCGATCCCACTGGTGTGGGCCCGCGACTGTTCTTCCAGCGCGTTCCTGAAGGCAAGGTCGTGAAGAACCGGCAGCACCTCGATGTGCGGGTCGGCACCGGGCTCGTGGGTGAGGAGCGCCTCGCCGCACTCGAGGCCGAGTGCGCACGACTGGTCGCGCTCGGCGCGGTACGCGTGCAACTACTGCGCGCCGACGGCTACAACGAGTCCTGCATCGCGATGCAGGACATCGAGGGCAACGAGTTCTGTCTCGACTGA
- a CDS encoding MAB_1171c family putative transporter — MTDLIQTVLLYLCWIVVVVRVSALRSRNQRPLWFALLMLALGITMLQKDTNAFLQTVTGDPNVEYLVSSVMAVGVAATLLTFAARAAEVSISPWLRWISCGATIAVMITSFVIFTLGGGKARPHFFPVPGTLSVLDLYWAVYLTYQGVATLATLVLLVRAFGRVRSWLVRTPVLLLIIGSVGFFVFICSRFFAVFGGYASAVAFGTYVSSPHTIGVSLGCSIAAFVPFFLGLSAWRNGNALYPLWKALVTAVPHIALYPPRPRLVDALLPQNSQLRLHRRLVEIRDGMLVMNDWVQPADLAQIEVFVSDVPPELMAPMTTACWLKVAITVHAAGVPMATDPLDLVRQGGTDGQSELHWLRSVAAVWTDPRTDRFAATVSESRLAAHRR, encoded by the coding sequence GTGACTGACCTGATTCAGACGGTCCTGCTCTATCTGTGCTGGATCGTCGTTGTCGTACGGGTTTCCGCCCTGCGCTCCCGCAACCAGCGGCCGCTGTGGTTCGCCCTGCTGATGCTGGCGCTCGGCATCACCATGCTGCAGAAGGACACCAACGCCTTTCTGCAGACCGTCACCGGCGACCCGAACGTGGAGTACCTCGTCTCCAGCGTGATGGCCGTCGGTGTCGCCGCCACGCTGCTCACCTTCGCCGCCCGCGCCGCCGAGGTGTCCATCTCCCCATGGCTGCGCTGGATTTCGTGCGGCGCGACGATTGCCGTGATGATCACGTCATTCGTGATCTTCACTCTCGGCGGCGGCAAGGCCCGCCCGCACTTCTTCCCGGTCCCCGGCACCTTGTCCGTGCTGGACCTGTACTGGGCCGTCTACCTTACGTACCAAGGCGTTGCCACCCTGGCGACGTTGGTGTTGCTGGTTCGGGCTTTCGGCCGCGTCCGCTCGTGGCTGGTGCGGACCCCCGTGCTGCTGCTGATCATCGGTTCCGTCGGCTTCTTCGTGTTCATCTGCAGCCGCTTCTTCGCCGTCTTCGGTGGTTACGCTTCTGCTGTCGCCTTCGGCACCTACGTGTCGTCCCCGCACACCATCGGCGTCTCCCTGGGCTGCTCCATCGCCGCCTTCGTGCCGTTCTTCCTGGGCCTGTCCGCCTGGCGCAACGGCAATGCCTTGTACCCCTTGTGGAAGGCGCTCGTCACGGCCGTTCCCCACATCGCCCTCTACCCGCCGCGCCCCCGGCTCGTCGACGCCCTGTTACCCCAGAACAGCCAGCTCCGCCTGCACCGCCGCCTCGTCGAGATCCGCGACGGCATGCTCGTCATGAACGACTGGGTCCAGCCCGCCGACCTCGCCCAGATCGAGGTTTTCGTCTCCGACGTCCCGCCCGAGCTGATGGCCCCCATGACCACCGCGTGCTGGCTCAAGGTCGCCATCACCGTGCACGCCGCCGGCGTCCCCATGGCCACCGACCCCCTCGACCTCGTGCGCCAGGGTGGCACCGACGGCCAGTCCGAGCTCCACTGGCTCCGCTCCGTCGCCGCCGTCTGGACCGACCCCCGCACCGACCGCTTCGCCGCCACCGTCAGCGAATCCCGCCTGGCGGCGCACCGGAGATAG
- a CDS encoding aspartate aminotransferase family protein encodes MSAHADLLARHKAVLPGWLALYYDEPIEIVRGEGRRVTDAEGNQYLDFFAGILTNAVGYDIAEISDAVRAQLSNGVVHTSTLYLIRQQVELAEKIAELSGIPDAKVFFTNSGTEANETAMMLATQFRRSNQVLALRNSYHGRGFGTIAVTGNRGWSASSLSPVNVSYVHGGNRNRGPFKDFTDADYIRACVADLREVLATATAGDVACMIAEPIQGVGGFTTPPDGLFKAFKEVLDETGILLIADEVQTGWGRTGEHFWGIQAHGVVPDMMTFAKGLGNGFAIGGVVARGDVMDSLTANSISTFGGNPISTAAANATLDYVIEHDLQANALKLGTKLMNGLRHVGDENPVVGDVRGKGLMIGVELVEPGGDEPSARAAVKVLEETRKRGLLIGKGGLNGNVLRLAPPMTLTEPEADEALEILAESIAVTNEELSR; translated from the coding sequence ATGTCGGCGCACGCTGATCTGCTCGCCAGGCACAAGGCCGTGCTACCGGGGTGGCTCGCCCTCTACTACGACGAGCCGATCGAGATCGTGCGCGGCGAGGGCCGCCGGGTCACCGACGCCGAGGGCAACCAGTACCTGGACTTCTTCGCCGGCATCCTGACCAACGCGGTCGGCTACGACATCGCCGAGATCTCCGACGCGGTCCGCGCCCAGCTGTCCAACGGCGTCGTGCACACCTCGACGCTGTACCTGATCCGGCAGCAGGTGGAGCTGGCGGAGAAGATCGCCGAGCTGTCCGGCATCCCGGACGCCAAGGTGTTCTTCACCAACTCGGGCACCGAGGCCAACGAGACCGCGATGATGCTGGCCACCCAGTTCCGCCGCAGCAACCAGGTGCTGGCGCTGCGCAACTCCTACCACGGCCGCGGCTTCGGCACGATCGCCGTCACCGGCAACCGCGGCTGGTCGGCGTCCTCGCTCAGCCCGGTCAACGTCAGCTACGTGCACGGCGGCAACCGCAACCGCGGGCCGTTCAAGGACTTCACCGACGCCGACTACATCAGGGCGTGCGTCGCCGACCTGCGCGAGGTGCTGGCCACCGCCACCGCCGGCGACGTGGCGTGCATGATCGCCGAGCCGATCCAGGGCGTCGGCGGCTTCACCACCCCGCCGGACGGCCTGTTCAAGGCGTTCAAGGAGGTCCTGGACGAGACCGGCATCCTGCTGATCGCCGACGAGGTCCAGACCGGCTGGGGCCGCACCGGCGAGCACTTCTGGGGCATCCAGGCGCACGGTGTCGTGCCGGACATGATGACCTTCGCCAAGGGCCTGGGCAACGGCTTCGCGATCGGCGGCGTCGTCGCCCGCGGCGACGTGATGGACAGCCTGACCGCCAACTCGATCTCCACCTTCGGCGGCAACCCGATCTCCACCGCGGCCGCCAACGCCACCCTCGACTACGTGATCGAGCACGACCTGCAGGCCAACGCCCTGAAGCTGGGCACCAAGCTGATGAACGGCCTGCGCCACGTCGGCGACGAGAACCCGGTGGTCGGCGACGTGCGCGGCAAGGGCCTGATGATCGGCGTCGAGCTGGTGGAGCCCGGCGGCGACGAGCCGAGCGCCCGCGCGGCGGTGAAAGTGCTGGAGGAGACCCGAAAGCGCGGCCTCCTGATCGGCAAGGGCGGCCTGAACGGCAACGTGCTGCGGCTGGCGCCGCCGATGACGCTGACCGAGCCGGAGGCCGACGAGGCGCTGGAGATCCTGGCCGAGTCCATCGCCGTCACCAACGAGGAGCTGTCTCGATGA
- a CDS encoding SRPBCC family protein, producing the protein MSVVKTVTVKAGQQHAFKVFTAGFATWWPSSHHIGKADMAEAILEQREGGRWYERGVDGSECDWGSVLVYDPPNRVVVSWHLNGEWAYDPDPARASEVEVRFIAEGPDVTRVELEHRHFERHGDNWEAVATGVNGDGGWAGILRGYAEVAGA; encoded by the coding sequence ATGAGCGTCGTCAAGACCGTCACCGTCAAGGCCGGACAGCAGCACGCCTTCAAGGTCTTCACCGCCGGGTTCGCCACCTGGTGGCCGTCCTCGCACCACATCGGCAAGGCCGACATGGCCGAGGCCATCCTGGAGCAGCGGGAGGGTGGCCGCTGGTACGAGCGTGGCGTCGACGGCAGCGAGTGCGACTGGGGCAGCGTCCTGGTCTACGACCCGCCGAACCGCGTGGTGGTCAGCTGGCACCTCAACGGCGAGTGGGCGTACGACCCGGACCCGGCCAGGGCCAGCGAGGTGGAGGTCCGGTTCATCGCCGAGGGCCCCGACGTGACCCGGGTCGAGCTGGAGCACCGGCACTTCGAGCGGCACGGCGACAACTGGGAGGCGGTCGCCACCGGCGTGAACGGCGACGGCGGCTGGGCCGGGATTCTGCGCGGCTACGCCGAGGTCGCCGGGGCGTGA
- a CDS encoding alpha/beta hydrolase codes for MISRRALLIGGGAGAVAVAGAVVERTRLRRLLGWTGPDGVVPEVKPVPVSVTRRRSAARGCSVDVVTMNAVTGFPVCVVLHGRGNNARGMVTLGLPAFLAAARAKLTVVAVDGGDSYWVPRSPADDPQKMLSDELPGWLREAGLGEPRAVLGISMGCFGGLVYARQAGLPAAVLSPALFRSWDDARTVDAFADEAHWSSYEPLRHPLPSRFGVWCGEEDPFYDAARELAPHAETAVFDHGEHTDGYWRRVLPDAFGYLGRVLG; via the coding sequence GTGATTTCCAGGCGTGCGCTGCTCATCGGCGGCGGGGCGGGAGCGGTCGCGGTCGCCGGGGCGGTGGTCGAGCGGACGCGGCTGCGGCGGCTGCTGGGGTGGACCGGGCCGGACGGGGTGGTGCCCGAGGTGAAGCCGGTTCCCGTCTCCGTGACCCGGCGGCGGTCGGCCGCGCGGGGCTGTTCCGTCGACGTCGTGACGATGAACGCGGTCACCGGGTTTCCGGTCTGCGTCGTGCTGCACGGCCGAGGGAACAACGCCCGGGGGATGGTCACGCTCGGGTTGCCGGCCTTCCTGGCCGCTGCCCGGGCGAAGTTGACGGTGGTGGCGGTTGACGGCGGCGATTCCTACTGGGTGCCGCGTTCGCCGGCCGACGATCCGCAGAAGATGTTGTCGGACGAGTTGCCGGGCTGGCTGCGCGAGGCCGGGCTGGGGGAGCCGCGAGCGGTGCTCGGCATCTCGATGGGCTGTTTCGGCGGTCTCGTGTACGCCCGGCAGGCCGGGCTCCCCGCGGCGGTGTTGAGTCCCGCGCTGTTCCGATCATGGGATGACGCCCGGACCGTCGATGCGTTCGCCGATGAGGCGCACTGGTCGTCGTACGAGCCGCTGCGGCATCCGTTGCCGAGCCGTTTCGGCGTGTGGTGCGGCGAGGAGGACCCGTTCTACGACGCGGCCCGGGAGCTGGCGCCGCACGCCGAGACGGCGGTGTTCGACCATGGCGAGCACACGGACGGCTACTGGCGGCGGGTGCTGCCGGACGCGTTCGGCTATCTGGGCCGGGTGTTGGGGTGA